A DNA window from Coffea arabica cultivar ET-39 chromosome 6c, Coffea Arabica ET-39 HiFi, whole genome shotgun sequence contains the following coding sequences:
- the LOC140008795 gene encoding histone-lysine N-methyltransferase SUVR3-like, with translation MVGIQFKQGFRVHSFHHLYDLLYSSNVGVAYKLVCWENKQSSRYILNTDGCSKGNPGVDEGGGVLQDSKGMPLIGFSAYLGETTYLRAKVRALLIGLQICVHKGFGNLYVQSDSLVLVGILHHRIHCPWHIRREVRQIWKFVEDSDCFSHCYREANTVADALSNVAGKIQNQLYRSPYNKREKTTINQNDSALIQCAELILPYLHPVDLASTSSTCKTLNKISNSITLRRSSDASRSLEKFPIPFINSIDNQSYSYFIYTGNQILSAAVQPRQPWGYDPDTRPDLINPGHCYDPFLFRVEGAKGCECERGCDRSSRCPCLDNVEFGAWECGPGCQCGSDCGNRVSQSGILVKLKIVKDRRTGWGLYAGEFIPKGQFICEYAGELLVTKEAQSRQQIYDQLASSGQLSPALLVVKEHLPSRDVCMRINVDATRVGNVARFINHSCDGGNLDTIILRSSGSVLPRICFFSSRDVQNNEELKFSYGDIRLKKQGLPCFCGSSCCFGVLPSENT, from the exons ATGGTCGGAATTCAATTTAAACAAGGTTTTCGAGTACATTCATTTCATCATTTATATGATTTGTTGTATTCATCTAATGTTGGCGTTGCATACAAACTTGTTTGTTGGGAAAATAAGCAATCAAGTCGATACATTCTTAATACAGATGGCTGTTCAAAGGGTAATCCAGGAGTAGATGAAGGCGGTGGGGTTCTTCAGGATTCAAAGGGCATGCCTCTGATTGGGTTTTCGGCATATCTTGGAGAAACTACATATCTTCGTGCAAAGGTTAGGGCCCTCCTTATTGGTCTTCAAATATGTGTACATAAGGGTTTTGGAAATCTATATGTGCAATCGGATTCTTTGGTATTAGTTGGAATTCTTCACCATCGTATTCATTGCCCCTGGCATATTCGACGGGAGGTCAGGCAGATTTGGAAGTTCGTGGAAGATTCGGATTGTTTCTCGCACTGTTACAGGGAGGCTAACACAGTTGCTGATGCGTTATCCAATGTGGCT GGTAAAATACAAAATCAATTATATCGTTCCCCATACAATAAACGGGAGAAAACAACCATCAACCAAAACGACAGCGCATTAATCCAGTGCGCCGAGCTCATACTTCCTTATCTCCACCCGGTCGATCTCGCCTCCACGTCATCAACCTGCAAAACCCTGAACAAGATCTCCAATTCCATCACTCTCAGAAGATCCTCCGACGCTTCTCGAAGCTTGGAGAAGTTTCCGATCCCATTCATCAATTCAATCGACAATCAGAGCTACTCATACTTTATCTACACCGGGAATCAGATTCTCTCCGCCGCCGTTCAGCCGCGGCAGCCATGGGGTTATGACCCAGATACCAGACCGGACTTGATTAATCCGGGTCATTGCTACGACCCGTTTCTTTTCCGGGTCGAAGGTGCGAAGGGGTGTGAGTGCGAGAGGGGATGTGATAGGAGCTCCCGGTGTCCGTGTTTGGATAATGTGGAATTCGGTGCTTGGGAATGCGGGCCGGGTTGTCAGTGTGGGTCGGACTGTGGGAACCGGGTTAGTCAGAGTGGGATATTGGTCAAGCTGAAGATTGTGAAAGATAGGAGAACAGGTTGGGGTTTATATGCTGGTGAATTTATTCCCAAAGGGCAGTTCATCTGTGAATATGcag GAGAACTATTGGTAACTAAAGAAGCACAATCAAGGCAGCAAATATATGATCAACTTGCATCAAGTGGCCAGCTGTCTCCTGCTCTTCTGGTCGTGAAGGAACATCTTCCGTCTAGAGATGTGTGTATGAGGATAAATGTTGATGCCACTAGAGTTGGAAACGTAGCTAGGTTCATCAATCATTCTTGTGATGGTGGGAACCTTGATACAATAATATTGCGAAGCTCTGGATCTGTACTTCCTCGCATATGCTTTTTTTCTTCCAGAGATGTACAAAACAATGAAGAGCTTAAATTTAGTTATGGGGATATCAGGCTTAAGAAGCAAGGACTGCCTTGTTTCTGTGGTAGCTCTTGTTGCTTTGGTGTCCTGCCTTCAGAAAATACATGA